The following are encoded together in the Candidatus Margulisiibacteriota bacterium genome:
- the nusA gene encoding transcription termination factor NusA, translating to MKIDHFQEMLEEIHRDRGISKETLVSAIKASLLSAAKKRFKEEDVLEARITDDGEVRIFKLTEAGEDDVTPADFGRFAAQTAKQVILQRLREAEKEDAFEEYAKKQGELVTGTVQRREYGGYLISLGRLETVLSTSEQIPGESLREKDYVKLYLVETKKTPKGPLVVISRSHPNLVRKLFEMEVPEIKEGILEIKGIAREAGRRTKVAIRSNDPNVGAVGTCVGHMGQRIQNIVRELGPERIDIVEWSENQKVFITNSLSPAKVQKVELNEAEKSAKVWVPEKELSLAIGKEGQNVRLAVKLTGWKIDLVSAEGPKPVVESKRPKMKVHELAKELDLSSNDLINKLREMGYSVKAANSTVPDEAAEKLLPDGPAVVEPEAATEAAPQEEGSQTE from the coding sequence ATGAAGATCGACCATTTCCAGGAAATGCTGGAAGAGATCCATCGCGACCGGGGGATATCCAAAGAGACCCTCGTTAGCGCCATCAAAGCCTCTCTCCTCTCGGCGGCCAAGAAACGCTTTAAGGAAGAAGATGTCCTGGAAGCGAGGATCACCGACGATGGCGAGGTCAGGATCTTCAAGTTGACCGAAGCCGGAGAAGACGACGTCACCCCGGCCGATTTCGGCCGTTTTGCCGCCCAGACTGCCAAGCAGGTCATTCTCCAGCGCCTCCGGGAAGCGGAGAAAGAAGACGCTTTCGAGGAATACGCCAAAAAGCAGGGGGAACTGGTCACCGGGACCGTCCAGCGGCGCGAATATGGCGGCTACCTGATCAGCCTGGGGCGGCTGGAGACAGTTCTCTCCACCAGCGAGCAGATCCCCGGCGAATCGCTTCGGGAAAAGGACTACGTCAAGCTTTACCTGGTCGAGACCAAAAAGACCCCCAAAGGGCCGCTGGTCGTAATCTCCCGCTCTCATCCCAACCTGGTCCGCAAACTTTTTGAAATGGAGGTCCCCGAGATCAAAGAGGGGATCCTCGAGATCAAGGGGATCGCCCGCGAAGCCGGCCGCCGGACCAAAGTGGCGATCCGTTCCAACGACCCGAATGTCGGCGCGGTCGGGACCTGTGTCGGGCACATGGGCCAGCGGATCCAGAATATCGTCCGCGAGCTCGGTCCGGAGCGGATCGATATCGTCGAATGGAGCGAGAACCAAAAAGTATTCATCACCAATTCACTTAGCCCGGCCAAGGTCCAGAAGGTCGAGCTGAATGAAGCGGAAAAGTCGGCCAAAGTTTGGGTACCCGAAAAGGAGCTTTCACTGGCGATCGGCAAAGAAGGGCAGAACGTCCGCCTGGCGGTCAAATTGACCGGCTGGAAGATAGATCTGGTCTCGGCCGAAGGGCCCAAGCCGGTAGTTGAGAGCAAGCGGCCCAAAATGAAGGTCCACGAGTTGGCCAAGGAACTCGACCTCTCGAGCAACGACCTGATCAACAAACTGCGCGAGATGGGCTATTCGGTCAAGGCGGCCAACTCGACCGTTCCCGACGAAGCGGCTGAAAAATTATTGCCGGATGGTCCAGCTGTCGTGGAGCCGGAAGCGGCCACGGAAGCAGCCCCCCAAGAGGAAGGGAGTCAGACAGAGTAA
- the infB gene encoding translation initiation factor IF-2: protein MAKIRVSELAKELQTTSKELLLKLKELGVAAKTASSSLEEDAAKIVRDLLAPKVNKAKPEPAPVPTPVSAPASVPAPAPAPVPAPVPVPPPVVPPKAAPAMIIETDEVSVKDLSEKLVIKASDLIKELMRKGLMVTINQRISAELARDVAAVFGKEIVLREAKLAAPKAYESKIERRATRPPVVTVMGHVDHGKTKLLDAIRKTKVAESEAGGITQHIGAYQVKVNGRKVTFLDTPGHEAFTALRARGAKVTDIVILVVAADDGVMPQTIEAINHAKAAGVPIIVAINKVDKPDANPDNVKKQLSDHGLAPEEWGGQTVTVPVSAKALTGIDELLEMVLLLADVLELKADPEAVPLGVVIEARLDKGRGAVATVLIKNGTLKVGDVFTCGQTYGKVRALLTDTGVRLDKAGPSMPVELLGFLAVPTPGDMLRGLPTEKEARLAAEAVAITRNKTIRGKVVSLEDFSKHVKEGVAGIDLNLVVKADMQGSLDAILKTLGDLKVGNISVHVIHDGVGLINESDVMLAKASSAILVGFNAGTEGSAESLAKDEGVEVRQYNIIYNLIDDVKLAMEGLLEPEYEEIITGHAEVRQLFSFSKVGSIAGCFVTDGKMTRGTGLRIFRGKEKIYEGKLETLKRFKDDAKSVEQNFECGISIPGYNDFKSGDIIENFEVREKPRQR, encoded by the coding sequence ATGGCAAAGATCAGGGTCAGCGAACTCGCCAAAGAATTGCAGACGACCAGTAAAGAGCTGCTGCTCAAATTGAAGGAATTGGGGGTGGCGGCCAAGACCGCCTCTTCCTCGCTGGAAGAAGATGCCGCTAAGATAGTCAGGGACTTGCTGGCACCCAAGGTGAATAAAGCCAAGCCAGAACCTGCGCCAGTTCCTACTCCAGTTTCTGCTCCTGCTTCTGTTCCTGCTCCTGCTCCTGCTCCTGTCCCGGCTCCTGTGCCTGTCCCTCCACCGGTTGTTCCACCTAAAGCCGCGCCAGCCATGATCATTGAGACTGATGAAGTGTCCGTCAAAGACTTATCGGAGAAATTAGTGATCAAGGCGTCCGATCTGATCAAGGAATTGATGAGGAAGGGCCTGATGGTGACGATCAACCAGCGGATCTCCGCGGAATTGGCCCGGGATGTGGCGGCCGTTTTCGGTAAAGAGATCGTCTTGCGGGAAGCGAAACTTGCCGCTCCCAAGGCTTATGAGTCGAAGATCGAGCGGCGGGCCACCCGGCCGCCGGTCGTTACGGTCATGGGCCACGTTGACCACGGCAAGACCAAACTGCTTGACGCTATCCGCAAGACCAAAGTCGCCGAGAGCGAGGCGGGCGGCATTACCCAGCATATCGGCGCCTATCAGGTGAAAGTGAACGGGCGGAAGGTGACTTTCCTTGACACCCCGGGCCACGAAGCTTTTACCGCCCTGCGCGCCCGCGGCGCCAAAGTGACCGACATCGTTATCCTGGTCGTGGCGGCGGATGACGGTGTCATGCCGCAGACGATCGAAGCGATCAACCATGCCAAAGCGGCCGGCGTGCCGATCATTGTGGCCATCAATAAAGTTGACAAGCCGGACGCTAACCCAGACAACGTCAAAAAACAGCTCTCCGACCATGGTCTGGCCCCGGAAGAGTGGGGTGGCCAAACGGTCACTGTGCCGGTTTCGGCCAAGGCCTTGACCGGGATCGATGAACTGCTCGAAATGGTCCTCCTGCTGGCCGATGTCTTGGAATTGAAAGCTGACCCGGAGGCGGTCCCGCTGGGGGTGGTGATCGAAGCCCGCCTGGATAAAGGGCGCGGCGCGGTCGCGACGGTCCTGATCAAGAACGGTACGCTTAAAGTCGGGGATGTTTTTACCTGCGGCCAAACTTACGGCAAGGTCAGGGCGCTCCTGACCGATACCGGTGTCCGGTTGGATAAAGCCGGTCCCTCCATGCCGGTCGAGCTCCTCGGCTTCCTGGCGGTGCCGACGCCGGGCGATATGCTGCGCGGCCTGCCGACGGAAAAAGAGGCGCGGTTGGCGGCCGAAGCGGTGGCAATCACGCGTAATAAGACGATCCGCGGCAAAGTTGTCTCGCTGGAAGATTTCTCGAAGCACGTCAAAGAAGGGGTGGCGGGGATCGACCTCAACCTGGTGGTCAAGGCCGACATGCAGGGCTCTCTGGACGCTATCCTCAAGACGCTGGGCGACCTGAAGGTCGGCAATATTTCGGTCCATGTTATCCACGACGGGGTCGGGCTGATCAACGAGTCGGATGTCATGCTGGCCAAAGCCTCGAGCGCTATCCTGGTCGGTTTTAACGCCGGCACCGAAGGGTCGGCCGAAAGCCTGGCCAAAGATGAAGGGGTGGAGGTCCGGCAGTACAATATCATCTATAATCTGATCGATGACGTTAAACTGGCGATGGAAGGGTTGCTGGAACCGGAGTACGAAGAGATCATTACCGGCCACGCCGAGGTCAGACAGCTTTTCTCTTTCTCTAAGGTTGGCTCGATCGCCGGCTGTTTCGTGACCGACGGGAAGATGACCCGCGGCACCGGCCTGCGCATTTTCCGCGGCAAGGAGAAGATCTACGAAGGGAAGCTGGAGACCCTGAAGCGCTTCAAGGACGACGCCAAGAGCGTGGAACAGAACTTTGAGTGCGGCATTTCGATCCCCGGCTATAACGATTTCAAGTCCGGCGACATTATCGAGAACTTCGAGGTCCGCGAAAAACCGCGCCAGAGATGA
- the rbfA gene encoding 30S ribosome-binding factor RbfA — protein sequence MTRQERSEELIRAEVSRIIREDVNDPRIGFISITRVKLSPDLTSAAIYVSIMGDEEQKQAGMAGLFSASRFIRGELGESLEFRSVPQIRFVRDDSLERGSRVLAAMRKLGTDETRTRTNKKPPKRR from the coding sequence ATGACCAGGCAGGAACGGAGCGAAGAACTGATCCGGGCTGAAGTCAGCCGGATCATCCGCGAGGATGTCAACGATCCCCGCATCGGTTTTATCAGCATTACCCGGGTCAAGCTTTCCCCCGATCTCACGAGCGCCGCCATCTACGTCAGCATCATGGGCGACGAGGAACAAAAGCAGGCGGGGATGGCCGGCCTGTTTTCGGCCAGCCGCTTTATCCGCGGTGAGCTGGGCGAGAGCTTGGAGTTCCGGAGCGTGCCGCAGATCCGCTTTGTCCGTGACGATTCGCTGGAGCGCGGGAGCCGGGTGCTGGCCGCGATGAGAAAGCTGGGAACGGATGAAACACGAACTCGAACAAATAAAAAGCCGCCTAAAAGACGCTAA
- a CDS encoding bifunctional oligoribonuclease/PAP phosphatase NrnA, giving the protein MKHELEQIKSRLKDAKTAIVTGHIDPDGDAIGSVLALGMALEQQGINVTLYCQDSLPKVYRFLPGFERIKREILMSQRFDLGFVLDSSDLARAGHKLDLRQVTPFIINIDHHPDNTNFGDLNYVRNVSSAAELVYNLVVGLDCKIDRKMAECLYAAIITDTGNFRYENTTVKTFLIAAELLKAGVSPHDVSTRIYDTKSVPSIKLSGRILADMQFSPDGKLAWGIVTEKMLAEAKAKPDDLTGVVDRIRATEGVEVAILFREEKGKTKINFRSKEKVNVSEIARRFGGGGHVKASGAVVEGPGDEVVAKVVAEAAKIIKASQFLV; this is encoded by the coding sequence ATGAAACACGAACTCGAACAAATAAAAAGCCGCCTAAAAGACGCTAAGACCGCGATCGTCACCGGTCATATCGATCCGGACGGCGACGCGATCGGCTCCGTCCTCGCCCTGGGGATGGCCCTGGAACAGCAGGGGATAAATGTCACCCTTTATTGCCAGGATTCCTTGCCGAAAGTTTACCGTTTCCTGCCGGGGTTCGAGCGGATCAAGCGCGAGATCCTGATGTCCCAGCGCTTCGACCTCGGTTTCGTCCTTGATTCCTCCGATCTCGCCCGGGCCGGGCATAAGCTCGATCTGCGGCAAGTCACTCCGTTCATCATCAATATCGACCATCATCCGGACAATACCAATTTCGGGGATCTAAATTACGTCCGGAACGTTTCTTCGGCCGCCGAGCTGGTCTATAACCTGGTGGTCGGCCTCGATTGCAAGATCGACCGGAAAATGGCCGAGTGCCTCTACGCCGCGATCATCACCGATACCGGCAATTTCCGCTACGAGAACACCACGGTCAAGACCTTCCTGATCGCCGCCGAGCTGCTCAAGGCTGGCGTTAGCCCTCATGATGTCTCGACCCGGATCTACGACACCAAGTCGGTCCCCTCGATCAAGCTCTCCGGCCGGATCCTGGCCGACATGCAGTTCTCGCCCGACGGCAAGCTGGCCTGGGGGATAGTCACGGAAAAGATGCTGGCCGAGGCCAAAGCCAAACCGGATGATCTGACCGGGGTGGTCGACCGGATCAGAGCGACGGAGGGGGTCGAGGTCGCCATCCTTTTCCGGGAAGAGAAGGGGAAGACCAAGATCAATTTCCGTTCCAAGGAGAAGGTCAACGTTTCCGAGATCGCCCGCCGTTTTGGCGGGGGCGGCCATGTCAAAGCTTCCGGCGCGGTCGTGGAAGGGCCGGGCGACGAGGTGGTCGCTAAAGTGGTGGCCGAGGCCGCCAAGATCATAAAAGCTTCCCAGTTCCTGGTATAA
- the truB gene encoding tRNA pseudouridine(55) synthase TruB gives MDGIIIVNKPPGWTSFDVVAKIRGLTRVQKVGHSGTLDPMATGVLPVFLGRATKSIQYFLNGDKGYEGDMTLGVTTDTGDAEGKLQTSNIQLQNNWQITMTKEQIEEAFKKYIGEIEQVPPMYSAIKIKGQRLYDLARRGIEVKRESRKITIYDLRVTHYASPLVSFSVLCSKGTYIRQLAVDIGDDLGCGAHLSRLVRTYAHPFRLSQAHDLETIVTLAKIGQLDSIIIPVEAILTPERR, from the coding sequence ATGGACGGCATAATTATCGTTAACAAGCCGCCAGGTTGGACCTCATTCGATGTAGTGGCCAAGATCCGCGGCCTGACTAGGGTCCAAAAAGTCGGCCACTCCGGCACGCTCGACCCGATGGCGACCGGCGTTCTCCCCGTTTTTCTTGGCCGAGCGACCAAGAGCATCCAGTACTTCCTGAACGGCGATAAGGGATACGAAGGGGATATGACACTCGGGGTGACGACGGATACGGGGGATGCCGAGGGGAAACTTCAAACTTCAAACATCCAACTTCAAAACAATTGGCAAATTACAATGACCAAAGAACAAATCGAAGAGGCATTTAAGAAATACATTGGAGAGATCGAGCAGGTGCCGCCGATGTATTCGGCGATCAAGATCAAAGGCCAGCGGCTCTATGACCTGGCTCGCCGGGGGATCGAGGTCAAGCGGGAGTCGAGAAAAATTACCATTTACGATTTACGCGTTACGCATTACGCGTCACCTCTTGTTTCCTTTTCCGTCCTCTGCTCCAAGGGGACCTACATTCGCCAACTGGCGGTCGACATAGGTGACGATCTCGGTTGCGGCGCCCATCTCTCCCGGCTGGTCAGGACCTATGCCCATCCGTTCCGTCTCTCCCAGGCCCATGACCTCGAGACAATCGTCACCCTGGCCAAGATAGGACAGTTGGATAGCATTATAATTCCGGTGGAGGCAATCCTCACTCCCGAGAGGCGTTGA
- a CDS encoding endonuclease domain-containing protein: MKRNDSKYRTILGARELRKRMTPSEKLLWKYLSDRGMVGVKFRRQHPISGFILDFFCPTHNLAIELDGAIHANRVEYDREREQVLRSLGIKVLRFKNEQVINSLDSVLKTIKRTIFPSPLKMERGAATQSRRGEEGNGQGKN; the protein is encoded by the coding sequence ATGAAGAGAAATGACAGTAAATACAGAACAATCTTAGGTGCTAGGGAACTGCGTAAGAGGATGACTCCAAGCGAAAAGTTGCTTTGGAAATATTTGAGCGATCGGGGGATGGTAGGGGTCAAGTTTCGCCGTCAGCATCCGATCAGTGGCTTTATCCTTGATTTCTTCTGTCCGACGCATAACTTGGCCATTGAGCTGGATGGCGCAATACATGCCAATAGGGTAGAATATGACCGTGAAAGAGAGCAAGTCTTGAGGTCGTTAGGGATAAAAGTACTTCGTTTCAAAAACGAACAAGTAATAAACTCACTGGATTCAGTCCTAAAAACCATCAAAAGAACGATTTTCCCCTCTCCATTGAAAATGGAGAGGGGTGCCGCGACGCAGTCGCGGCGGGGTGAGGAAGGTAATGGACAAGGAAAGAACTAA
- the ligA gene encoding NAD-dependent DNA ligase LigA: MDKERTKKRLEEIKTLIRESDKLYYGKDLPLIRDESYDKVFRELQEIERRYPDLLISDSPSLRVGGEPLKSFKTVTHKKPLLSLDNVMSEEELDDFDRRVREGLGKEHVDYVCELKIDGLAVTLTYKKGKFSVGSTRGDGIHGEDITSNLKTIKAIPMSLPETVDLEVRGEVYLPVKELAKLNEDREEVGDPRFANPRNAAAGSLRQLDPKVTAKRPLTIWVYFAETEPKLKTHQETLERVKELGFRVNPNIKLCHGIEEVQKFIKHWETAREKLDYEIDGIVIKVNSLTEQEKLGFTARAPRWAAAFKYPPMQAVTIIEDIQVQVGRTGAITPVAYLKPVHLAGVIVKRATLHNEDEVRRKEIKIGDHVKVQRAGEVIPEVVEVIKSKRTGHEKEFKMPHKCPVCGAEIFKPAGEAIARCTNATCPAQVMGRVRLFTSREAMDIEHAGPALIDQLVAKELIKDAADLYTLDKADIMKLERMADKSAQNVVNSIKASLDRPFERMLYALGIRMVGKRTAQILADHFSDIDHLAKANEEELSKVHEVGPKVAASIVTFFKQKGNIHLIEKLKKAGVRTKELGTKGPQPLKGKTFVFTGGLEHYTRPGAEELVRKLGGSASGSVSKNTSYVVAGTDPGSKYEKAKKLGVEVISEEEFRALI, from the coding sequence ATGGACAAGGAAAGAACTAAAAAGAGACTAGAAGAAATAAAGACACTGATTCGAGAATCAGATAAGTTATATTACGGGAAGGATTTACCCTTAATAAGGGATGAGTCTTATGACAAGGTCTTTAGAGAGCTTCAGGAAATAGAGCGTCGATATCCGGATTTACTGATTTCAGATTCTCCCAGCTTGCGGGTGGGTGGCGAGCCTTTAAAGTCCTTTAAAACCGTTACTCACAAAAAACCACTTCTTTCGTTGGACAATGTGATGAGCGAAGAAGAGTTAGATGATTTTGACCGTCGGGTTAGGGAAGGTTTAGGGAAAGAACATGTTGATTATGTATGCGAGCTCAAGATTGATGGGTTGGCTGTAACATTAACTTATAAGAAAGGGAAATTCTCTGTCGGTTCTACGCGGGGCGATGGTATACATGGGGAAGACATTACCTCAAACCTAAAAACGATTAAGGCTATTCCGATGTCATTGCCGGAAACTGTCGATTTGGAAGTGAGGGGTGAGGTTTACTTGCCGGTTAAGGAACTGGCAAAACTTAATGAAGATCGGGAAGAGGTTGGAGATCCGAGGTTCGCAAACCCGCGTAACGCAGCAGCTGGATCACTTCGCCAACTCGACCCAAAGGTTACTGCGAAAAGACCATTAACAATATGGGTTTACTTTGCTGAAACTGAACCGAAACTGAAGACGCACCAGGAGACTTTAGAGAGAGTTAAAGAGCTTGGTTTTCGAGTTAATCCAAACATTAAGCTCTGTCACGGGATCGAAGAGGTCCAAAAGTTCATTAAACACTGGGAAACGGCACGAGAAAAGCTGGATTACGAGATCGATGGGATAGTGATCAAGGTTAACAGCCTGACCGAACAGGAAAAACTCGGTTTTACCGCACGCGCTCCCCGTTGGGCGGCCGCCTTCAAATATCCGCCAATGCAGGCGGTGACGATCATCGAAGATATTCAGGTCCAGGTTGGGCGGACGGGAGCGATCACGCCTGTTGCTTACTTGAAACCGGTCCACCTGGCTGGGGTCATAGTCAAACGGGCGACATTGCATAATGAGGACGAGGTTCGCCGCAAAGAGATCAAGATCGGCGACCACGTGAAGGTCCAGCGGGCGGGGGAAGTTATTCCGGAGGTTGTAGAAGTCATCAAGTCGAAACGGACCGGCCATGAGAAAGAATTTAAAATGCCGCATAAGTGCCCGGTCTGCGGAGCGGAGATCTTTAAGCCAGCAGGCGAAGCGATCGCCCGCTGTACTAACGCGACCTGTCCGGCCCAGGTGATGGGGCGCGTCCGTTTGTTTACTTCCCGCGAAGCAATGGATATTGAACACGCAGGACCAGCTTTGATCGATCAACTAGTTGCCAAAGAGTTGATCAAAGACGCGGCTGACCTTTACACGCTAGATAAGGCGGATATCATGAAGCTGGAGCGGATGGCCGATAAATCTGCCCAGAATGTCGTCAACTCGATCAAAGCGAGCCTAGACCGGCCGTTCGAAAGAATGCTCTATGCTCTTGGTATTCGGATGGTCGGCAAACGAACGGCGCAGATCCTGGCCGACCATTTTAGCGACATCGACCACCTGGCCAAGGCCAACGAAGAAGAACTGTCCAAGGTCCATGAGGTTGGGCCAAAAGTTGCAGCATCGATCGTTACCTTCTTTAAACAGAAGGGGAATATACACTTAATTGAGAAGTTGAAGAAAGCGGGAGTAAGAACTAAGGAACTAGGAACTAAGGGGCCGCAGCCGTTAAAAGGGAAAACTTTCGTCTTTACGGGTGGGCTGGAGCATTATACCCGACCGGGAGCCGAGGAATTGGTGCGCAAGCTTGGCGGCTCGGCTTCCGGGTCAGTTTCTAAAAACACTAGTTATGTCGTGGCTGGTACTGACCCGGGGTCGAAGTACGAGAAGGCGAAGAAGTTGGGGGTTGAGGTGATTTCGGAAGAGGAGTTTAGGGCCCTCATCTAG
- a CDS encoding endonuclease domain-containing protein has protein sequence MKPIKKVFARQLRSDQTDAEKLAWMQLRDRRCYGLKFRRQHVIEGFVVDFYCDQIALAIEVDGGIHKRRREYDEARDDVICSKGVSIIRIENEAVAQNRNIINKKVKSFLIRNKIPFQNPSPSGRGSLALPKIGEGR, from the coding sequence ATGAAGCCGATTAAGAAAGTATTTGCCAGGCAGTTGAGAAGTGATCAGACCGATGCCGAGAAGTTGGCTTGGATGCAGTTGCGGGATAGGCGTTGTTATGGGTTGAAATTCAGGAGACAACATGTTATTGAAGGGTTTGTAGTTGATTTCTATTGTGACCAGATCGCGTTAGCAATCGAAGTTGACGGGGGCATTCACAAAAGACGAAGAGAGTATGATGAGGCGAGGGACGATGTAATTTGCTCGAAGGGGGTTAGTATTATTCGTATCGAGAATGAAGCGGTGGCTCAAAACCGCAATATAATAAACAAAAAAGTGAAAAGCTTCCTAATAAGGAACAAAATACCCTTTCAAAACCCCTCTCCCTCTGGGAGAGGGTCTTTAGCTTTGCCCAAGATAGGTGAGGGGCGCTAA
- the rlmB gene encoding 23S rRNA (guanosine(2251)-2'-O)-methyltransferase RlmB, whose translation MKEKLKLVKNLLEKRSARRKEGKFVVEGPHLVEEAGQRIEFIVYAERLPIVEKLIGLSVPAYKVSSKEFAALSEVDAPQGVLAVVRTFQSKLDELLKGAKTLIVYCAGIQDPGNLGTIIRSADALGATGVILSKGTVDLYNPKVVRSTMGSLFHLPLVTVEDDAETIKQLKKNNVKIIATSAEAEKSCSDTELKGPVAVLIGNEGAGLAEEIIELADEVIKVPMAGKAESLNASVTTAILLYEISRQRSGGL comes from the coding sequence ATGAAAGAAAAACTCAAACTAGTCAAAAATCTTCTCGAAAAGCGCTCCGCCCGGCGGAAAGAGGGGAAGTTCGTGGTCGAGGGACCGCATCTGGTGGAAGAAGCCGGCCAGCGGATCGAGTTCATCGTCTACGCGGAGCGCTTGCCGATCGTCGAAAAGTTGATCGGGCTTAGCGTGCCGGCTTATAAGGTCTCGAGCAAAGAGTTTGCCGCGCTATCGGAAGTTGATGCTCCGCAAGGTGTCCTGGCGGTCGTCCGAACATTTCAGTCTAAGCTCGATGAGTTGTTAAAGGGCGCCAAGACTTTGATCGTTTACTGTGCCGGGATACAGGACCCAGGGAACCTCGGGACTATTATTCGCTCGGCTGACGCTCTTGGGGCGACCGGAGTTATTCTTTCCAAAGGGACAGTTGACCTGTATAACCCGAAAGTCGTTCGCTCAACGATGGGCTCTCTTTTTCACCTGCCGCTGGTGACGGTCGAGGACGACGCGGAAACCATCAAGCAATTAAAGAAGAATAATGTTAAAATTATTGCTACATCGGCTGAAGCGGAAAAGAGTTGTTCTGACACCGAGCTAAAGGGACCGGTAGCAGTTTTGATCGGGAATGAAGGTGCCGGATTGGCCGAGGAAATCATTGAACTGGCAGATGAAGTGATCAAAGTTCCAATGGCAGGGAAGGCCGAATCGCTGAATGCCAGTGTGACCACGGCGATTTTGCTTTACGAGATATCGAGGCAGCGTAGCGGCGGTCTTTAG
- the pheS gene encoding phenylalanine--tRNA ligase subunit alpha: MENKIKQLTDEALNVIAGAQTVAALDEARIRFAGKSSELMSLLKSLGSLSPEERPKVGALVNAAKHTIEGALRDRHDILLQGEQSQKIAAEKVDVTLPGKGIRRGKYHPLTQVMEEAKGIFFRLGFETAEGPEVETEYYNFDGLNIPPYHPSRDMWSTFFIKDDTLLRTHTSPVQVRVMEKRKPPLAIIAPGRVYRCDSDATHSPVFHQLEGFLVDKKVTFGDLKGTLTEFLRQMFGQERNVRFRPSFFPFTEPSAEVDVECMMCAGKGCRLCKETGWLEVLGSGMIDPNVFKSVGYDPEKVSGYAFGMGIDRITMLKYGIDDIRLLYENDLRFLEQF; this comes from the coding sequence ATGGAAAATAAGATCAAACAACTGACGGATGAAGCATTAAACGTCATTGCCGGGGCGCAGACGGTCGCGGCGCTTGATGAGGCGCGGATCCGCTTTGCCGGCAAGAGTAGCGAGTTAATGTCACTTCTCAAGTCGCTCGGTTCATTATCTCCTGAAGAGCGGCCCAAGGTCGGCGCTCTGGTCAACGCGGCCAAGCACACGATCGAAGGGGCGCTTCGCGACCGCCACGATATTCTCCTGCAGGGTGAACAGTCGCAAAAGATCGCCGCGGAAAAAGTTGATGTCACATTGCCGGGGAAGGGGATCCGCCGCGGCAAGTATCATCCCTTAACCCAGGTTATGGAAGAAGCCAAAGGGATATTCTTCCGGCTCGGCTTCGAAACGGCCGAAGGACCGGAGGTTGAGACCGAATATTACAATTTCGATGGCCTGAACATTCCGCCGTATCATCCGTCACGCGATATGTGGTCGACCTTCTTCATTAAGGACGATACTCTGCTCCGGACCCACACTTCGCCGGTCCAGGTCCGGGTGATGGAGAAAAGAAAGCCCCCGCTGGCGATCATCGCTCCGGGACGCGTTTACCGCTGCGATTCTGACGCCACCCATTCGCCGGTCTTTCACCAGCTGGAAGGGTTTCTGGTCGATAAGAAGGTGACCTTCGGCGACCTGAAAGGGACGCTGACCGAATTTCTCCGCCAGATGTTTGGCCAAGAGCGGAATGTCCGTTTCCGGCCGAGCTTTTTCCCGTTCACCGAACCGTCGGCCGAGGTCGACGTCGAATGCATGATGTGCGCGGGAAAAGGGTGCCGGCTCTGCAAAGAGACCGGTTGGCTGGAGGTCCTTGGTTCCGGGATGATCGACCCGAACGTTTTTAAGTCGGTCGGCTACGACCCGGAAAAGGTGAGCGGTTACGCTTTTGGCATGGGGATCGACCGGATCACCATGTTGAAATACGGTATTGATGACATTCGTTTGCTTTACGAGAATGATCTCCGCTTTTTGGAACAATTTTAA